From the genome of Thermoanaerobaculia bacterium:
AAGGACTACGACGCGGCGAAGCGTTGGATCCTGACCGAGGACAAGATCTTCGCTCCGACGCTCGTCGCGCCGCCCGACAGCGGCGACGCGATGTTCGAGCGCATGACGATCAACATCGGGCCTTCGCATCCGGCGATGCACGGGACCTTCCGCATGGTCGCGATGCTCGACGGCGACCAGATCGTGGCCTCCGAGATGGAGGTCGGTTATCTCCACCGCTGCTTCGAGAAGATGGCGGAGACCCACACCTGGCAGCAGGTCATCCCGTACACCGATCGCCTCAACTACTGCTCGTCGTTCATCAACAACGTCGGCTACTGCAAGACGGTCGAGAAGATGCTCGGCATCGAGGCGCCGCCGCGTGCGGTCTGGGCGCGCACGATCCTCTCCGAGTTCTCGCGCATCATGGACCACTGCGTCTGCAACGGCTCGACGCTCGTCGACCTCGGCGCTCTCACCAACTTCTGGTACTTCTTCCAGTCGCGCGAAGAGATCTACACCCTGCTCGAGTCGGTCTGCGGCGCCCGTCTGACGGTGTCGGCGAACCGGATCGGCGGCTTGATCGCCGAGCTGCCGGACACCTTCGAGGCGCAGTGCCGGCGCCTGCTCGAGTTCATCCCGCCGCTCATCGACGACATCGACACCCTGGTGGCGAAGAACCGGATCTTCCTGGATCGGGCGGTCGGTGTCGCCGCGATCTCGGGCGAGGACGCGGTCAACTGGGGCTGGACGGGTCCCTGCCTGCGCGCCTCGGGCGTCGCCTACGATGTGCGCAAGGCCCATCCGTACGATCTCTACGACACCCTCGATTGGGAAGTGCCGGTGTTCCAGGGAGGCGACGTCTACGATCGCTTCCGGGTGCGCATGGCCGAGATCCGGCAGTCGCTGTCGATGATCCGCCAGCTGCTCGACCGCGGCATGCCGGCAGGCCGGTGCATCGTCGACGATCCGCACATCGCGCTGCCGACGAAGGAGGCCTGTTACAACCAGATGGAGTCGATGATCTATCACTTCAAACTGATCATGGACGGCATCCAGGTGCCGCCGGGAGAGCGCTACGGCATGGTCGAAGGGGCGAACGGCGAGCTCGGTTTCTATTGCATCTCGGACGGCTCCGGGAATCCCTACCGGATCAAGGTGCGGCCGCCCTGCTTCCCGATCTTCTCGACCTTCTCGACGCTCATGATGGGGCACACGATTTCGGACGTCATCGCCACGCTCGGCGGTCTGAACGTCATCGCCGGGGAGCTCGACCGATGAGCGTCAATCCCGCGGCCCTGAAGCTCCCTGGCGTCGAGAATCACCCGAAGAAGATCGTGCCGCGGCGCATGACCCTCGCCGAACGCTTCTACCTGCCGCTCCTCGGGGGTCTCGTCGTCACGATCCGGCACATGTTCCAGAACCTGCTGCGGATCCGCAAGCGCGTGACCATCGAGTATCCGGAGGAGCGCCGCGAATACAGCCCGCGCTATCGCGGTCACCACATCCTGACCACGCGGCCGGACGGCTCGGTGCGCTGCGTCGCCTGCTATCTGTGCGCCACGGCCTGCCCGGCGGAGTGCATCCACATCGAGGCCGCGGAGCACCCGGACGTCAACATCGAGAAGTACCCGGTGGTCTACGAGATCGACATGCTGCGCTGCGTCTTCTGCGGCTACTGCGTGGATGCCTGCCCGGAAGAGGCGATCATCATGTCGAACAACTACGACATGGCCTTCTACAGCCGGGAGCAGTCGATCGTCGGCAAGGCCGACCTGATGAAGCCGTTCACGGTCGACGAAGGCCGCCTCGGCTACCGGCCCGCCAGCCTCGAAGAGGACGGCCGCCGGGCGAGCATGCGCAACCAGGCCTTCGACCTGGTCGCCGCCGCGAAGCAGAAGGCCGGCGGTGCTGCTGGCTCCGCTGCCGCTGCCCGCCCCGCCGCGCACTGAAGGTCCCCACTCCGCCCGCGAGTGGAAACGCCGGCGCCCCCGTCCGAAGCGGGGTGCGCCGGTTCACTCCTCCGCGAGCCGTAGCGACACCCGGACAATCGCAGCCTGGAGGCGGCCTCTGGTGCGCGGGCGACACATGCGTCGCCCTCAGGCTGACGGGGGGGAATCCGGCGCCGCGGGGAGGAGGACCTCGAAGACGGCGCCCGGACCCTCATCGAGGAGGCGAACACGGCCGCCGTGGACCTCGGTCGCCCACTTCACGACCGCGAGGCCCAGCCCGCCGACGGCGTGGCCACCGGGCTCCTGGGCGCTGCGATAGAAGCGGTCGAAGATCCGCTCGCGGTCGACGGCCGGGACGCCACGGCCGCGGTCGGCCACGACCAGGCGGTGAGAGTCTCCCTGCGCAGTGACTGAGATCTGAACGGCGTTGCCAGGTGGGCTGTGCTTGATCGCATTGTCGATCAGGTTGAAACCGACCAGACGGAGCAGGCCCGCGTCTCCCACAACATCGAGGCCAGGGGCGATGGAGCAGTCGAGGTGAACGCCGAGCTCGCCGGCGATCTCTTCGAACGCCGCTGCGGACTCGGCGACGAGGCGGGAGAGGTCGAGGCGCTGGCGGACGATCGGAGTCTCCTGGCCCGGCTCCTGGCGCGCGAAGGCGAGCAGTCCCTCGACGACCCGCTGCAGGCGGTCGATCTCCTGGAGATGCTTGCGCAGCAGGGACTGGTACTCCTCGGCGGTGCGCGGGCGTCTGAGCGCCACCTCGAAGCCGGTGCGGAGAATGGTGATCGGGTTGCGGATCTCGTGCGAGGCGTCGGCGGTGAAGCGCCGCATCGCCTCGACGCTGGTCTCCAGCCGCGTGAGCAGATCGTTGAAGGCACCGGTGAGGACCGCGATCTCGTCGACCATGGTCCCCTCGAAGACCAGGCGGTCGCCGAGGCGCCCGGAGTCGAGCTTGCGGATTGCCGTCACCAGCTTGTCGACCGGCCGCATCGCGCGTCCGGCGAGCAGCCGGCCGCCGAGGGCGGCTGCCGGAATGACGACCAACCCGCCGAGGAGCAGGCCGTTGCGCACGCGGCGTTGGGCCTCGAGGGCCGGCGCGACGCTGCCGATCGCCTCGACGACGAGGTCCGGTCGCGCGCCGCCGACATCGTGCTGGACGACGACCAGCGGCCGCGCGCCACGGATCATGCGCACGGTGTTGGCGCTGTCGAGCGCCCTCGAATGGGCGAGGACGGGAAGCTCCGGGGCACCCGGAGTCGCGGCGAGCAGGCGATCGTTCTGGATCAGACGGATCCAGATCGGGAAGGGATCGCGCTCCGGCTCCGCGAGCTCGGGCGCATCCAGCCGGCCGCTCGACCCGATGTAGGCGGCGACGGTCTCGGCCTCGGTCTTGACGACGAGCTGGATGTCGCGCTGCGTGCTCGAACGGGTGTGGACGTACACGGCTGCGGCGATGACGCCGTAGAGAGTCAGCAGCGTCGCTCCGAACCACCAGCCGAAGACGCCCTTGAGCGAGCGGGACCGCCGGCTCACGGGCTGCGCTCGCCCGGGCCGGAGGCGCCATGGCTGTCGGTGTTGCGGGCGCGGCGCCCGCTCGCACGCAGGACGTAGCCCATCCCCGGAACGGAGTGGAGGAGTCGGGGGGCCCCGTCCGCTTCGAGCTTGCGTCGCAGGCGCGCCACCATGACGTCGATGACGTTGCTGCGCGCTTCGTAGCGCTCGTCCCAGACGTGCTCGGCGATCTCGGAGCGGGTGAGCGTGGCGCCGGGATGGAGGAGGAAGTGCTCGAGCAGGGCGAACTCCTTCGGCGTGAGCTCGATCTCCCGGCCGCCGCGATGGACCCGCCGCGCGGTCCTGTCGAGGGCGAGGTCGGCGATCGCCAGGAGGCTCACCGGCTCCGCCGGACGGCGGCGAAGGAGGGCACGAATCCGCGCCAGCAGCTCCTCGAAGGCGAACGGCTTGGTCAGGTAGTCGTCCGCGCCGGCATCGAGGCCGGCGATCTTGTCGGCCAGCAGGTCGCGGGCGGTCAACGCCAGGACCGGGGTCGAGCGCCCCTCCCGCCGCCACTCGCGCAACAGAGCGAGGCCGTCGCCGTCCGGCAGCATCAGGTCGAGCAGCACCAGGTCGTACGGGTTCTCGATCACCAGATCGCGGGCGCGTCCGCAGGTCGAAGCGAGGTCGGCTGCGAAGCCCTCCTCGCGCAACCCTTTGGCGACGTGGTCGCCGAGCCGGTACTCGTCCTCCACGATCAGGATGCGCACGCACCCACTATAGCCAAAGCCGCCCGCTCCACCCCTACCACCCTTTCAGGGAACGACCTGGCTCGGTCGCGGCCGGCGCCACAGCTTCGAGGACGGCTGCTTCGAGGGCTGGTACTCTCTCCGGAGCTCTCGAGCCATGCCATTCAACTCTCCACGTTCCTCTCGCCGGCGATGGCGGTGGTTCCTCGGCGCCGGGGTGCTGGTGCTTCTCCTGCTGCCTTTCGGGTGTTCCATGCTCGGCCCGGCGTTCGAGCCCGCGATCGACACACCGGAGATGAGGGCGCGCGAGCTCAGCAGCCGATTCGTCGAGTCCGGTTCCGGCCGGGTGCACTTCGTGGTCGCCGGGCGCCGCGAACCCAACGCCCCGCGGGTGCTCTTCGTGCACGGATCTCCGGGCACCTGGGATGCGTGGCAGCGGTTTCTGGAGGATCCGGAGCTCGGCGCCGCGGCGCGCCTGATCGCCCTCGACCGGCCGGGATTCGGAGGATCAGAGCGCGGCGCAGCGGAGCCATCCCTTGTCCGCCAGGCGGCGGCGCTCGCCGCGGTGCTCGAGCGCGACGCCCTCCCAGGGGAACTGCCGGCCCGGCGGGCGATCATCGTCGGTCACAGTCTGGGCGGTCCGATTGCCGTCCGGCTGGCGATCGACCGCCCCGATCTGGTCGCCGCACTCGTGCTGGTCGCGCCGTCGATCGATCCGGCGCTGGAACGCCGACGCTGGTACAACATCGCCGGTGCGACCCGCGTGGTGCAGTGGTTCCTGCCCATCGACTGGACGATTTCGAACCGTGAGCTCTGGCCGCTCGAGAGCGAGCTCAGGGCGATGCTGCCGCGCTGGCCGGAGATCCGTTGTCCGGCAATCGTTGTGCAGGGTCTCGATGACGATCTGGTGCCGGCGGCGAACGCCCTCTTCGCGGAGCGCCAGCTTTCCAGAGGCGGCGTTCGGGTCGATCGCTACTCGGACGCGGGGCATTTCCTGCTCTGGCAGAGGCCAGAGACGGTGCGCCAACCGGTGCTCGAGCTGCTGGCGCGCCCCGGCATCGCCGACGCCGACTGAACTAGACTGCGCCCGGCGGTTCCGGGTGTGGAGGGGCGGGGCATGATGCGCAGCACGATCACGGTCATTGTCGGGATTCTCCTGGGCAGGCTCACCACCGGACTGCTGGGGATGGTCGGGCACGCCCTCTACCCGCCGCCCGCGGACCTCGCCCTCGAAGGCATGGACGAAGCCTGGCGGCAGTTCATGGCGGGGGCACCCACGGGGATGTTCCTCGCCCTGCTCCTGGCGGGCGCCGGCGGGGCCTTCGTCGGCGGCCTGGTGGCGGCCCTGCTGTCGGAGCGCCGGCGTATCCTGCACGCCCTCGCCGTCGGGGCGATCCAGACCGGCTTCGCCGCCGTCCAGTTCCAGATGGTCCCGCATCCGCTCTGGTTCACGGTTCTGGGCGTGACGGTGCTGCTGCCGGCTGCGGGCCTGGCGGGGCTTCTGGTCGGCCGCGAACCCGAACCGGCGTGAGCCTCGCAGGCTTCGAAGCGGGTGCTAGAA
Proteins encoded in this window:
- a CDS encoding NADH-quinone oxidoreductase subunit D translates to MPVPAQTLLDRPFDRFPSGGVVPQEGLDQPTWIVAREHLLELCRDLRDNPKTRFDLLLDICGVDFPERTEEAGGRFEAVYHLYSMPRGERLRLKVPLTEADPVLPSVVPVWKAADWFEREAWDLFGFKFTGHPNLRRILTHDGFQGHALRKDYDAAKRWILTEDKIFAPTLVAPPDSGDAMFERMTINIGPSHPAMHGTFRMVAMLDGDQIVASEMEVGYLHRCFEKMAETHTWQQVIPYTDRLNYCSSFINNVGYCKTVEKMLGIEAPPRAVWARTILSEFSRIMDHCVCNGSTLVDLGALTNFWYFFQSREEIYTLLESVCGARLTVSANRIGGLIAELPDTFEAQCRRLLEFIPPLIDDIDTLVAKNRIFLDRAVGVAAISGEDAVNWGWTGPCLRASGVAYDVRKAHPYDLYDTLDWEVPVFQGGDVYDRFRVRMAEIRQSLSMIRQLLDRGMPAGRCIVDDPHIALPTKEACYNQMESMIYHFKLIMDGIQVPPGERYGMVEGANGELGFYCISDGSGNPYRIKVRPPCFPIFSTFSTLMMGHTISDVIATLGGLNVIAGELDR
- a CDS encoding HAMP domain-containing protein — its product is MSRRSRSLKGVFGWWFGATLLTLYGVIAAAVYVHTRSSTQRDIQLVVKTEAETVAAYIGSSGRLDAPELAEPERDPFPIWIRLIQNDRLLAATPGAPELPVLAHSRALDSANTVRMIRGARPLVVVQHDVGGARPDLVVEAIGSVAPALEAQRRVRNGLLLGGLVVIPAAALGGRLLAGRAMRPVDKLVTAIRKLDSGRLGDRLVFEGTMVDEIAVLTGAFNDLLTRLETSVEAMRRFTADASHEIRNPITILRTGFEVALRRPRTAEEYQSLLRKHLQEIDRLQRVVEGLLAFARQEPGQETPIVRQRLDLSRLVAESAAAFEEIAGELGVHLDCSIAPGLDVVGDAGLLRLVGFNLIDNAIKHSPPGNAVQISVTAQGDSHRLVVADRGRGVPAVDRERIFDRFYRSAQEPGGHAVGGLGLAVVKWATEVHGGRVRLLDEGPGAVFEVLLPAAPDSPPSA
- a CDS encoding response regulator transcription factor; translation: MRILIVEDEYRLGDHVAKGLREEGFAADLASTCGRARDLVIENPYDLVLLDLMLPDGDGLALLREWRREGRSTPVLALTARDLLADKIAGLDAGADDYLTKPFAFEELLARIRALLRRRPAEPVSLLAIADLALDRTARRVHRGGREIELTPKEFALLEHFLLHPGATLTRSEIAEHVWDERYEARSNVIDVMVARLRRKLEADGAPRLLHSVPGMGYVLRASGRRARNTDSHGASGPGERSP
- a CDS encoding alpha/beta fold hydrolase, which produces MPFNSPRSSRRRWRWFLGAGVLVLLLLPFGCSMLGPAFEPAIDTPEMRARELSSRFVESGSGRVHFVVAGRREPNAPRVLFVHGSPGTWDAWQRFLEDPELGAAARLIALDRPGFGGSERGAAEPSLVRQAAALAAVLERDALPGELPARRAIIVGHSLGGPIAVRLAIDRPDLVAALVLVAPSIDPALERRRWYNIAGATRVVQWFLPIDWTISNRELWPLESELRAMLPRWPEIRCPAIVVQGLDDDLVPAANALFAERQLSRGGVRVDRYSDAGHFLLWQRPETVRQPVLELLARPGIADAD
- a CDS encoding NADH-quinone oxidoreductase subunit I, which translates into the protein MSVNPAALKLPGVENHPKKIVPRRMTLAERFYLPLLGGLVVTIRHMFQNLLRIRKRVTIEYPEERREYSPRYRGHHILTTRPDGSVRCVACYLCATACPAECIHIEAAEHPDVNIEKYPVVYEIDMLRCVFCGYCVDACPEEAIIMSNNYDMAFYSREQSIVGKADLMKPFTVDEGRLGYRPASLEEDGRRASMRNQAFDLVAAAKQKAGGAAGSAAAARPAAH